One genomic window of Nitrosomonas sp. Is35 includes the following:
- the ribBA gene encoding bifunctional 3,4-dihydroxy-2-butanone-4-phosphate synthase/GTP cyclohydrolase II — translation MSISAIQDIIADLKMGKMVILVDEEDRENEGDLVLAADFVSPEAINFMATHGRGLICLTLTEERCHQLDLPLMVSANRAPLGTNFTLSIEAASGVTTGISAADRARTVQVAVKPDAKPQDIVQPGHIFPLMAQKGGVLVRAGHTEAGCDLARMAGLTAASVICEILKEDGSMARLPDLMVFAQKHQLKIGAIADLIQYRSQTESLVTRVAQRTIQTLHGEFLLTAYRDEIANTAHLALVKGEINPAAETLVRVHEPLSVVDLLDIHDNTHSWNIHDAMKLIAEAGQGVIVLLHRKESPAKLIERVQSQETHVSSSLKPDLRDHGIGAQILKDLNVGKMRLMAAPRKMPSMTGFGLEVTRYVEK, via the coding sequence ATGAGTATCAGTGCCATCCAAGACATCATTGCCGATCTTAAAATGGGCAAAATGGTCATCCTGGTTGATGAAGAAGATCGCGAGAATGAAGGCGATCTGGTGCTCGCCGCCGATTTTGTATCACCGGAAGCGATCAACTTCATGGCGACGCATGGGCGCGGCTTGATTTGTTTGACTTTAACCGAGGAACGCTGTCATCAGCTGGATTTGCCCTTGATGGTATCTGCCAATCGTGCCCCGCTGGGAACCAATTTCACACTCTCCATCGAAGCCGCCAGCGGTGTTACGACCGGCATCTCCGCGGCGGATCGCGCACGAACTGTCCAAGTTGCCGTCAAACCCGATGCCAAGCCGCAAGACATCGTGCAGCCCGGCCATATCTTTCCGCTGATGGCGCAAAAAGGTGGCGTGTTGGTACGCGCCGGACATACCGAAGCCGGCTGCGATTTGGCCAGAATGGCTGGTTTGACAGCGGCATCGGTGATTTGCGAGATTTTGAAAGAAGACGGCAGTATGGCGCGATTGCCTGATTTGATGGTGTTCGCGCAGAAGCATCAACTCAAGATCGGCGCGATTGCGGATTTGATTCAATACCGCAGCCAAACCGAAAGCTTGGTGACGCGGGTCGCGCAACGCACGATTCAAACGCTGCACGGTGAATTCCTACTGACGGCCTACCGCGATGAAATTGCCAACACCGCCCATTTGGCCTTGGTCAAAGGTGAAATCAATCCGGCGGCCGAGACATTGGTGCGGGTGCATGAACCATTATCGGTGGTTGATTTGCTCGACATTCATGACAATACGCATTCCTGGAATATCCATGACGCGATGAAATTGATCGCCGAAGCGGGGCAAGGCGTTATCGTGCTGCTGCACCGGAAAGAAAGCCCGGCAAAACTGATTGAACGTGTACAATCGCAGGAAACGCATGTTTCTAGCTCGCTCAAACCGGATTTGCGCGACCATGGTATTGGCGCGCAAATATTGAAAGACCTCAATGTAGGAAAAATGCGGTTAATGGCGGCGCCCAGAAAAATGCCCAGCATGACGGGATTTGGTCTGGAAGTAACACGGTATGTGGAAAAATAA
- the nusB gene encoding transcription antitermination factor NusB: protein MNSAVTETDPSIGGKTEKYKSRRRIAREFAVQGIYQWQVAGGSASFIEQQLRESDEFKHVDDKHFVHVLHGVVQHAEELEKIIQPHLDRTLNELSPVESAILLLSTFELIHHPEIPYRAIINEAIELARTFGGSDGYKYVNGVLDKLAIQLRAVESSAPRPVKNRL, encoded by the coding sequence ATGAACAGCGCCGTGACAGAAACTGATCCATCCATCGGCGGCAAAACGGAAAAATACAAAAGCCGCCGCCGGATAGCGCGCGAATTTGCCGTGCAGGGCATCTATCAATGGCAAGTTGCTGGCGGTTCGGCCAGCTTTATCGAGCAGCAATTACGCGAATCCGACGAATTCAAACATGTCGACGACAAGCATTTTGTGCATGTGCTGCATGGCGTGGTACAGCATGCCGAGGAATTGGAAAAAATCATCCAGCCGCATTTGGATCGCACTCTGAATGAACTCAGCCCGGTAGAGTCGGCGATTTTGCTGCTGAGCACTTTTGAGTTGATTCATCACCCGGAAATCCCCTATCGCGCCATCATCAACGAAGCCATTGAACTGGCCAGAACATTCGGCGGCAGCGACGGCTATAAGTATGTCAATGGCGTGCTGGATAAACTGGCCATTCAGTTGCGTGCCGTTGAAAGCTCGGCACCCAGACCGGTAAAAAACCGCCTCTAG
- the thiL gene encoding thiamine-phosphate kinase, whose product MASEFDIIRRYFKRPVTNAVLGAGDDAALISVPAGAELAISTDTLVSGRHFFADADPYRLGYKSLAVNLSDMAAMGAKPRWALLALTLPEELVNQNTTWLAEFSQGFFTLADRYHVELIGGDTTAGPLNIGIQIIGEVAAGKALRRSGAQTGDDIWVSGKLGDAALALRHELQQIVLEPEEIAQCLPSLLTPVARVELGQRLTGLAHSAIDISDGLAADLGHILVASEKAAGINMTDIPCSAVVKKYRQQSIVIDCLLAGGDDYELCFTAAKTKRREIEKLSGELSLPLARIGEIYSGAGLTVKDAQGNAMTLDSKGYDHFNT is encoded by the coding sequence GTGGCCTCGGAATTCGATATCATCCGCCGCTATTTCAAGCGGCCTGTAACGAATGCAGTACTCGGAGCCGGTGACGACGCGGCACTCATCAGTGTACCGGCCGGAGCCGAATTGGCGATATCGACCGACACGCTGGTCAGCGGCAGGCATTTCTTTGCCGATGCCGATCCTTACCGGCTCGGCTACAAATCCCTGGCGGTTAATCTGTCCGACATGGCCGCCATGGGGGCCAAACCGCGCTGGGCATTACTGGCGCTGACACTACCGGAAGAGTTAGTAAACCAGAATACAACATGGTTAGCAGAATTCAGCCAAGGCTTTTTCACGCTCGCTGACCGCTATCATGTGGAATTAATCGGTGGCGATACCACCGCCGGGCCATTGAATATCGGTATACAAATCATCGGTGAGGTTGCAGCCGGGAAAGCGTTACGCCGCAGCGGCGCGCAAACTGGCGATGACATCTGGGTTTCCGGCAAGCTGGGCGATGCCGCTTTGGCGTTGCGACATGAATTACAACAGATCGTTTTAGAACCTGAAGAAATCGCGCAGTGCTTGCCGTCGTTATTGACGCCGGTGGCCAGGGTCGAGCTAGGGCAACGCCTGACCGGCCTGGCGCATAGCGCCATCGACATCTCCGATGGTTTGGCAGCGGATTTGGGGCATATTCTGGTTGCCTCAGAAAAAGCCGCTGGTATTAATATGACTGACATACCTTGTTCAGCGGTAGTAAAAAAATACCGGCAACAATCAATCGTCATCGATTGTCTGCTGGCGGGCGGGGATGATTACGAGTTATGCTTTACGGCAGCTAAAACAAAGCGCCGGGAAATTGAAAAACTGTCCGGCGAATTATCTCTGCCGCTCGCCCGTATCGGCGAAATTTATTCCGGCGCGGGATTGACGGTAAAAGATGCGCAAGGCAATGCAATGACATTGGATAGCAAAGGATATGACCACTTCAACACCTGA
- a CDS encoding IS1595 family transposase: MNVKNRYYFRSRIGEAKFRQLIRYFVLDFTATSTAQLTGISIRSVNTIYLKVRQKIAYCCELESPLQGAVEVDESYFGAQRVRGKKGRGAYGKTIVFGVLKRQGKVYTEIVPDCSKATLQAIIRGHVAPDTIIHSDGWRGYDGLVDIGFDKHFRVCHGNNEFASGERHINGIESFWSFAKRRLAKFNGVPEHTFYLHLKETEFRFNHRRDNLYHQILKLLRLNPL, translated from the coding sequence ATGAATGTTAAAAATAGATACTATTTCCGTTCTCGGATTGGAGAAGCTAAATTCAGACAACTTATTCGCTATTTTGTTTTGGATTTTACCGCTACAAGTACCGCGCAATTGACCGGTATTTCTATCCGATCCGTCAATACGATTTACCTCAAAGTGCGGCAAAAAATTGCCTACTGCTGCGAACTTGAATCGCCGCTTCAAGGTGCTGTGGAAGTTGATGAATCTTATTTTGGCGCGCAGCGTGTCAGAGGCAAAAAAGGTCGAGGCGCTTATGGTAAAACCATTGTCTTTGGCGTTCTGAAACGCCAAGGGAAGGTATATACGGAGATTGTTCCTGATTGCTCCAAAGCCACGTTACAAGCTATTATCCGTGGGCATGTAGCACCCGATACCATCATCCATTCTGATGGCTGGCGCGGATATGACGGGCTGGTCGATATTGGTTTTGATAAGCACTTCAGGGTTTGTCATGGCAACAATGAATTCGCCAGTGGCGAGCGGCATATCAACGGCATTGAATCTTTCTGGAGCTTTGCAAAAAGGCGTTTGGCAAAGTTCAATGGTGTTCCTGAACATACCTTTTATTTGCATTTGAAAGAAACCGAATTTCGTTTTAATCATCGCCGTGATAATCTCTATCATCAGATTCTCAAATTATTACGTTTAAACCCGCTTTAA
- a CDS encoding HlyC/CorC family transporter → MPLHIMLIALVFLLVLSGFFSLSETSMMAINRYRLRHLAKQGHRGARLTIKLLDHTDRLLGVILLGNNLLNTASATLVAIIVATLFAHDDFALIMGTIAVTFAILVFSEITPKVIAAAYPERIALAASYVLTPLLIIFYPIVWFVNLFVSGLLILFRLKPQKGSLEQKISTEELKTLVLEGGHFIQHKHQSMLLNLFDLETITVDDVIVPRSQIEAIDLNADDEIIHTQLLTCHHTRLPLYRERLDNIVGIVHVRKVLNQMQGGKITAATLEKVMREPYFIPSGTSLFSQLQLFQENQKRVGLVVDEYGEWMGLVTLEDIVEEIIGEFTTQAPTLASTFSKQEDGSFIVEGSTLLRELNRKLGFQFPLDGPKTLNGLILEYFEDIPEAGTGLNIAGYPMEVIQTKNRVVKTVKIFPVATAAELKHAE, encoded by the coding sequence ATGCCGTTGCACATCATGCTGATTGCATTGGTGTTTTTGTTAGTCTTGTCAGGCTTCTTTTCCCTCTCTGAAACCAGTATGATGGCGATTAACCGCTATCGCTTACGGCATCTTGCCAAGCAAGGTCATCGCGGCGCCCGGCTGACCATCAAGCTGCTCGATCATACAGACCGCTTACTGGGTGTCATTCTTCTCGGCAACAATTTACTGAACACCGCTTCCGCAACTTTGGTCGCCATTATTGTTGCGACTCTATTTGCTCACGATGATTTCGCTTTGATTATGGGAACAATCGCTGTGACCTTTGCAATTCTGGTATTCAGCGAGATCACCCCGAAAGTCATTGCCGCCGCTTATCCTGAACGGATTGCCTTAGCCGCCAGCTATGTATTGACACCCTTGCTGATTATTTTCTATCCCATTGTATGGTTCGTTAATTTATTCGTCAGCGGATTGCTAATCCTGTTCCGGTTAAAACCGCAAAAAGGCAGCTTGGAACAGAAGATCAGCACGGAAGAGCTGAAAACACTGGTGCTGGAAGGCGGGCATTTTATACAGCACAAGCATCAAAGCATGCTATTGAACTTGTTTGACCTGGAAACGATCACCGTTGACGATGTCATCGTGCCGCGCAGCCAGATCGAGGCGATAGACCTGAATGCGGATGACGAAATTATTCATACGCAATTGCTGACTTGCCACCACACCCGCCTGCCGCTATATCGTGAACGCCTGGATAATATCGTTGGCATTGTGCATGTGCGCAAGGTATTGAATCAAATGCAGGGAGGAAAAATAACCGCGGCTACGCTTGAAAAAGTGATGCGTGAGCCTTATTTCATTCCTTCCGGAACATCCTTATTTTCGCAACTGCAATTATTCCAGGAAAACCAGAAAAGAGTCGGGCTGGTCGTTGATGAATATGGTGAATGGATGGGACTAGTTACACTGGAAGACATTGTTGAGGAAATCATCGGTGAATTCACCACACAAGCACCCACTCTGGCCAGCACTTTCTCGAAACAAGAAGATGGCAGTTTTATTGTGGAAGGCAGCACCTTGTTGCGCGAATTAAACCGCAAGCTGGGTTTTCAATTTCCATTGGACGGACCGAAAACTTTGAATGGTTTGATCCTGGAGTATTTCGAGGATATTCCGGAAGCCGGAACCGGTCTTAACATTGCCGGTTATCCGATGGAAGTGATTCAAACTAAAAACCGGGTGGTAAAAACTGTTAAAATCTTTCCTGTTGCTACAGCGGCCGAGTTAAAGCATGCCGAGTAG
- a CDS encoding YbdD/YjiX family protein, translated as MYNKITLTLRHFSQSLRLMVGMPEYSTYVEHMKSTHPNQSIMTYEEFFRERQEARYGAKGRLNRCC; from the coding sequence ATGTATAACAAAATTACTCTGACTTTGCGCCATTTCTCACAAAGTTTGCGATTGATGGTCGGCATGCCGGAATACAGCACGTATGTCGAGCATATGAAAAGCACTCATCCCAATCAGTCCATCATGACTTACGAGGAATTCTTCCGCGAACGTCAGGAAGCACGCTACGGCGCAAAAGGCAGGTTAAACCGGTGCTGCTAA
- the ribH gene encoding 6,7-dimethyl-8-ribityllumazine synthase translates to MPYYDEILEFEPNLDGSDLRIGIVMSRFNIDIGEGLLGACTAELKKNGVLDSNILIATVPGALEIPLTLKRMAMSDQFDALIALGAVIRGDTYHFEIVANESARGILMVQLEAEIPVANGVLTTDNDDQAIARMSTKGTESAQVALEMANLHIKIDEIDL, encoded by the coding sequence ATGCCGTACTATGATGAAATACTTGAATTTGAGCCTAATCTGGATGGATCGGATTTGCGCATCGGCATTGTCATGAGCCGTTTTAACATCGATATCGGCGAAGGTCTGCTCGGTGCCTGTACGGCGGAACTCAAAAAAAATGGCGTGCTGGATTCCAATATCCTGATCGCGACGGTTCCTGGCGCATTGGAAATTCCATTGACACTGAAAAGAATGGCCATGTCCGATCAATTCGACGCGCTGATTGCTTTAGGCGCCGTGATTCGCGGCGACACGTATCATTTTGAAATAGTGGCCAACGAGTCGGCCCGCGGCATCCTGATGGTGCAATTGGAAGCGGAAATTCCCGTGGCCAATGGTGTATTGACCACCGATAACGATGACCAGGCGATTGCCCGGATGAGCACCAAAGGCACCGAGTCCGCGCAGGTTGCGCTGGAAATGGCCAATTTGCATATTAAAATTGATGAAATCGATTTATGA
- a CDS encoding phosphatidylglycerophosphatase A encodes MTTSTPEIDNSPNPPAPQFQPNADFVYSHAVPFIAFSGGAGLSPFAPGTVGTLVAFPLFWLFDHYLSPVYFLLLIDIMFIAGIWACGLCGKALGDPDHGGMVWDETVAFLLVLYFTPDHWAWQLAAFALFRLFDIAKPQPIRYYDQQLKGGFGVMFDDMVAAFFTLLCLAGWKAWVLSGTYF; translated from the coding sequence ATGACCACTTCAACACCTGAAATTGACAATTCACCCAATCCTCCAGCGCCGCAATTCCAGCCGAATGCGGATTTTGTCTACAGCCATGCCGTTCCTTTCATTGCATTCTCCGGCGGCGCGGGACTCAGTCCGTTTGCGCCCGGCACGGTGGGAACACTCGTTGCCTTTCCGTTATTCTGGTTATTCGATCATTATCTGAGTCCGGTTTATTTTCTCTTGCTGATCGACATCATGTTTATTGCCGGCATCTGGGCGTGCGGTCTGTGCGGCAAAGCGCTGGGCGACCCGGATCATGGCGGCATGGTCTGGGATGAAACCGTAGCGTTTCTGCTGGTGCTGTATTTCACCCCCGATCATTGGGCCTGGCAATTGGCGGCATTCGCATTGTTTCGCCTGTTTGACATCGCCAAACCCCAGCCGATCCGGTATTACGATCAACAGCTGAAAGGCGGGTTTGGCGTCATGTTCGATGACATGGTGGCCGCTTTCTTTACGCTCCTGTGTCTAGCCGGATGGAAAGCCTGGGTTTTGTCCGGAACCTATTTTTAG
- a CDS encoding riboflavin synthase: MFTGIIEAVGEIIQIQPLNNLSSSGLSVIIAVGNLDLNDVKLGDSIAVNGVCLTVTALTGDLFTVDVSQETLNCTQGLDRTGAHVNLEKAMRLSDRLGGHLVSGHVDAVGTVVKFEPAGESFVLVIQAPESIMRFLTHKGSITVNGVSLTVNRIEGNEFSVNLIPHTLAMTNLKELAPGMLANLETDMLARYVARLLNIEG, translated from the coding sequence GTGTTTACCGGAATCATAGAAGCTGTAGGCGAAATAATTCAAATCCAACCGCTCAATAATTTGAGTAGTAGTGGTTTATCGGTAATAATCGCTGTCGGCAATTTAGATTTAAACGATGTCAAACTCGGCGACAGCATCGCTGTCAATGGCGTCTGCCTGACGGTTACAGCGTTAACCGGAGACTTGTTTACCGTCGATGTTTCACAAGAAACACTCAATTGCACCCAAGGGCTCGACCGGACCGGTGCTCACGTCAACCTGGAAAAAGCCATGCGCTTGTCCGACCGTCTGGGCGGTCATTTGGTTAGCGGGCATGTGGATGCTGTTGGCACTGTGGTGAAGTTTGAGCCTGCTGGCGAAAGCTTTGTTTTGGTCATTCAGGCGCCGGAATCCATCATGCGGTTTTTAACGCATAAGGGTTCGATTACCGTCAATGGCGTCAGTCTGACGGTCAACCGGATTGAAGGCAATGAGTTTTCAGTCAATCTCATTCCGCATACGTTAGCGATGACGAATCTGAAAGAACTTGCCCCTGGCATGCTGGCGAACCTGGAAACTGATATGCTGGCCCGTTATGTGGCAAGATTATTAAACATTGAAGGTTAG
- a CDS encoding carbon starvation CstA family protein, producing MNLLIKYLVWIALSLAGASALAVIALNRGESIGAIWIVIAAVCVYLIAFRFYSLFIANRVLKLDERRMTPAYKHNDGLDHVPTNKYVLFGHHFAAIAGAGPLVGPILAAQMGYLPGMLWLLAGVVFAGAVQDFIVLFISTRRNGRSLGDLIKSELGQLPGMIAMFGTFFIMLILLAVLSLIVVKALAESPWGTFTVAATIPIALFMGIYARYFRPCAIGEVSIIGFVLLMLSIVAGQYVQEDPEWGAMFTLSGEQLTWLLIGYGFIAAVLPVWLLLAPRDYLSTFLKIGTIVGLAIGVIVISPELKMPALTQFIDGSGPVWSGDLFPFLFVTVACGAISGFHSLIASGTTPKMISSEMDARFIGYGAMLMESFVAIMALVAAATLEPGIYFAMNSPAAIIGTTAESATQTITQWGFYVTPEMIHQTAQNVGEHSIISRTGGAPTLAVGMAQILSEVIGGTAMMAFWYHFAILFEALFILTAVDAGTRAGRFMLQDLLGSFVPAMKRTDSVVASLVATGLCVAGWGYFLYQGVIDPLGGINTLWPLFGIANQMLAGIALILATCVLFKMKQDRFAWVTAIPVVWVSVCTLTAAWQKIFHDNPRIGFLAHAEKYQEAVAQGIVLAPAKSIEQMQQVIFNDYVNTSLAGLFMAVLISMLVFGVRTVLQARIVRHPTAQEAPFELLPIYAANNNK from the coding sequence ATGAATCTGTTAATAAAATATCTTGTCTGGATAGCTCTGTCTCTCGCCGGAGCTTCCGCTCTCGCGGTCATTGCCCTGAATCGCGGTGAATCGATCGGCGCGATCTGGATCGTCATCGCGGCGGTGTGCGTTTATCTCATCGCTTTCCGTTTTTACAGTTTGTTCATCGCGAACCGGGTGTTAAAGCTGGATGAAAGGCGTATGACACCAGCGTATAAGCATAACGACGGCCTTGATCATGTGCCGACCAATAAGTATGTGCTGTTCGGGCATCATTTCGCGGCGATTGCCGGGGCGGGGCCGCTGGTGGGACCAATCCTAGCGGCGCAGATGGGTTATTTGCCAGGCATGTTGTGGCTGTTGGCCGGTGTGGTATTTGCCGGTGCGGTGCAGGATTTTATCGTGCTGTTCATTTCCACGCGACGTAATGGCCGCTCGCTCGGAGATCTGATCAAATCCGAGCTGGGTCAATTGCCCGGCATGATTGCCATGTTTGGCACATTCTTCATCATGCTCATTTTGCTGGCGGTATTATCCTTGATCGTGGTTAAGGCACTGGCCGAATCGCCGTGGGGCACGTTTACGGTGGCGGCGACCATTCCGATTGCGTTGTTCATGGGGATTTACGCACGTTATTTCCGTCCCTGCGCCATCGGTGAAGTGTCGATCATTGGTTTTGTGCTGCTCATGTTATCTATCGTTGCCGGGCAATATGTGCAGGAAGATCCCGAGTGGGGGGCGATGTTCACGTTGAGCGGCGAGCAATTGACCTGGTTGTTGATCGGTTATGGCTTTATCGCCGCGGTTCTGCCGGTCTGGCTGTTGCTCGCACCGCGCGATTACTTGTCGACTTTCTTGAAGATCGGCACCATCGTGGGCTTGGCCATCGGTGTTATTGTGATTTCACCAGAACTGAAAATGCCTGCATTGACACAGTTTATCGATGGCTCCGGCCCGGTCTGGTCGGGCGATTTATTTCCTTTTTTGTTTGTGACGGTAGCTTGCGGCGCGATTTCCGGCTTTCATTCACTGATTGCTTCGGGCACCACGCCTAAGATGATTTCGTCGGAAATGGATGCGCGCTTCATCGGTTACGGCGCAATGCTGATGGAGTCATTCGTTGCCATTATGGCATTGGTTGCTGCGGCAACCTTGGAACCTGGTATCTATTTCGCCATGAACAGTCCGGCGGCCATCATCGGCACCACCGCAGAATCGGCGACGCAAACGATCACCCAATGGGGATTTTATGTGACACCGGAAATGATTCATCAGACCGCACAGAATGTCGGCGAACATAGCATCATTTCGCGCACCGGCGGCGCACCGACGCTGGCGGTCGGCATGGCGCAGATTTTGTCGGAAGTGATCGGCGGCACGGCCATGATGGCTTTCTGGTACCACTTCGCGATTTTGTTTGAAGCGTTATTCATACTGACCGCAGTCGATGCCGGAACACGCGCCGGACGTTTCATGTTGCAGGATTTGCTGGGATCGTTTGTTCCTGCCATGAAACGCACCGACTCAGTCGTTGCCAGTCTGGTTGCCACCGGGCTGTGCGTCGCTGGCTGGGGATACTTTCTGTACCAGGGGGTTATCGATCCGCTGGGGGGTATTAATACACTGTGGCCGTTGTTCGGTATCGCGAACCAGATGCTGGCGGGGATCGCATTGATTCTGGCAACCTGCGTGTTGTTCAAAATGAAACAGGATCGCTTTGCCTGGGTGACCGCCATTCCGGTGGTGTGGGTCAGCGTTTGCACGTTGACGGCGGCATGGCAAAAGATTTTCCACGACAACCCGCGCATCGGATTTCTCGCCCATGCGGAAAAATACCAGGAAGCGGTGGCGCAAGGCATCGTGTTAGCACCGGCCAAGTCCATCGAACAGATGCAGCAGGTGATTTTCAATGACTACGTGAATACCTCGCTGGCCGGCCTATTCATGGCCGTGTTGATCAGCATGCTGGTGTTTGGCGTCCGGACCGTGCTGCAAGCGCGCATCGTCCGGCATCCCACCGCACAGGAAGCGCCGTTTGAATTATTGCCCATTTACGCGGCAAACAACAATAAATAA